In the genome of Naumovozyma dairenensis CBS 421 chromosome 7, complete genome, the window TATATAGTTCCTATGTATTGCGAAGCTCCTGAATCGAAGTCTACTACCAAAGAAGAACTCTTTGGAGAAGAACAACCGCGGAATAAATTTGAGAATTTATTACCAATTAATGGGGCTTGGAAAAAAGACGTAGCTAATTGgttagaagaagatgttCCTTCATTTGATTATGGTGGATTTGTTGTCGGTGACCATTCAAAGACTGCCACGTTATACATGAAGGAAGATGGACTAATTGCTGGTATTCCCTTTGtcaatgaaatttttaaacaTTGTGAGGTTCAATTTAAGTGGTTATATGAGGAAGGTTCCTTTCTAACACCATCTGTCCAGAGTACAGAGGGGAAATTACCAGTTGCATTTGTGAAGGGGAATGCTAGGAATATTCTATTGGCAGAGAGAACTGCTTTGAATGTGTTAAGTAGAGCATCTGGTGTGGCCACTATGTCATGGAACTTCGTTTCAGCAGCACGCAAAGTCGGTTATAAAGGTATTATTGCTGGAACAAGAAAGACAACACCAGGTCTACGGagattggaaaaatattgcATGTTGGTTGGAGGATGTGATACGCATCGATATGATTTATCTTCTATGGTTATGTTGAAGGATAATCATATTTGGTCTAGAGGGTCCATTACTGAAGCAATAAAGGATGCCAGGAATGTATGTGGATTTGCTCTTAAGATTGAAGTTGAATGTCGATCTGAAATTGAAGCCAATGAAGCCATTGAAGCAGGTGcagatattattatgttagataatttttcaagtGAAGAGTTGAAAATATGTGCACGTcatttaaaggaaaaatggTCTCAAAAGGGAAAGGTTTTCTTAGAATGTAGTGGTGATCTAAAATTGAATacaattgaagaatatttttgtaatgatattgatatttacAGTACAAGTAGTATCCATAAAGGTACAAAGGcaattgatttttctttaaagcTTAGTGACATATAATTGTACTAAAACGCTAtctataattttaataagCCTTACAACGGAGGCCACATGTACAtatgtatattatatttttaacaAGAGATTTTGTTTATTGCTATTATAGAAACTAAAAGCATATAGTCCTAAGTAATTACTTCTACATACTTTATTAAGCCTTCTAATTTCTACCTTAATTGTACTATACCAGCAATGAAGGTGCGATTGATACATAATAAATCTActtattgaagaagaaatgaaatgggataaagaacaaaacttgatttattattatttgtattattggtacgaatattattatttgtattattggtacgaatattattatttaagatAGTTGGAGAATCATTAAAAGGTTATAAAAAGATGATGTAATAGTGTCGGTTGGTATGATTGGCATGAGACCGTATCAGCAACCTTAAAGTATATCAATCTTCTAATTAAAAAGAACGTAAACAGTAAAAGCGTAATAGAAAGGAAAACATAAAAAGTTTGTTGAAAGAACGACtgagaaaatatattattattgacatttttttaatttatttctgGGGACCATAGGGAACCAGATCAGAATAATACGGCGGCAGCAGCAGCAATGACAACACCTACGGAACCTGCATAGACAGCATTACTAGCAACACCGCCTACACGTGGAGCAGCTGCATTACTTGTATTTGAACCGGCAGCACCACCTGTATTGTTTGAACCACTAGTTTGTGCGCTTGCAATACCAACAATAGTAGCAGCGGATAGTATAATACTGGACAATTTCATAATTTCACTTagattttcttcttgactAACTGATTTTGTAAAAGAATTTCCGTGAAGAAGTAACTAAATGAAGTAAGAATTGGGAGATTCGGGCAAGTCCTGAAGTACTgaatgaaatataattgaaaaagtaccttgaatttatatatctcaagaaaaggagaaaattatatcattatttcgCCCAACAATGTAGGtattcaaatgaaaaatcgGTATTACTGTTCTTTAACAATGGAGGCACGGAGTTTAAAAATAGAAGTCAAAGAATGGAAAAGCCCCTCCTACTGAGAGTGCCAATACTTTTTATTGCGATTACGATATCGTTATTCTTAACTTATCACTCTTCTTCTCTGTTTCTTTCCGAATGAAACCTTTTGCAGGACCGTTGTCTTATCTTACTAGACGTGTTTTTGCATACAACATCACCACCGCCAATCGATATCCGAAGCTTCCTTTTAGAGAGAGTAGCTTCTATTGTAGTTGGTGTAAGAAATGACTATCTCTATGACCACCTATCCTATTCATAGGGACTTCTAAATAACGAATGAGCCACCGACCAAACAGTTACGAAATAGACAGTGTAGTAACGGACATCGCACCTCCTTAATAAGCGACGTGTAATTACAACCAAATGATATGAATAGGGATACTTCTGCTAATGTGGTCTACCTACGTACATAGTTAAGAACAAGCTAGTTTTCCTTTATATTTCTCCCCTGTGTTTGCCACCAATGCCTTAAAGTAAGTACGCATATACCGTTATGTACATACATATTTTTGGGAcagagaaagaaaagactCTGGGCCGGCATATCATTTGTCTATGAAAAGAAGGAGGCTAATGACTGGGTTTTCTTCCATCTACATCCCATTGCTCTTCATTTGAAACACTCCCTCTTGGTACGGGTGCTTCATCAAGACTAAACGTATTTACAACTAAAGGCTCGATCAAGACACTCGTGTACAGTTAGTTTCTTAAAAACACTACAATGGCATCAAAATTTAGCTAGAACTGAATGGGCACAGGTGTTCCAGACGTACGGATGGTTACATGATAGTTTCTATTTATGATTAGATTGTAGATCCTCTTTTTAAGCACTTGTCCGCTCTTAACTTCGTAATTCTGATTTTATATTGAACCTACGTAGAACCCATACCCgtctttattattactttttttattgtttgtttgtttcgCCTAATTTGGTTTCTGTAAAATacttatttttaatatataccGAGATAATAACACTGATTTTTGACAGGTATAAAACGAAAGGAAATTAGatgtaatatatttctttattcatTCTTTTCCTTCCACCCTAGCATCTCTTTGTTTTCTAACTTTCAACACTTTACTCTTCAGTTTCATCgtccttcttcttcgtaaCACCAGTCTTTATTAATAgttctttaatttcatctGGTTTATAAATCTTTTGATAAACTTCTCCATCATTCTTACCTTTCTTGATAGTGGCAAACTCTAGTTTATCATAAGTCAATGAACTACTATCTGTAGTCTTCGATAATGTCTTCAAAGCTAATTCAATGGCTTCATCCAATCTCATATCGTCCTTGTAATCCATCTGTAATAGCGTTTGAGCTGCAGATGTATTGGCACCAACGCTAATGGCTTTCCAACCAGTATAATTCCCTGATGGATTCGAAGTATATAATTGGTATCCATATCTATCATCATACCCAGcataaataaatgaaacaCCAAATGGTCTTAATCCACCATGTTGTGTATATCCTTGTTTTATATCACTCAATCTTCTTACAAGAATTTCCACTGgtatatcttcattataaGTTTTTAAGTAATTTTGTGCATGAATTCTAGCagtatttattaaaatttcGGCATCTGCTGTTAACCCTGCTACAGCAACTGTAAtcttatcatttaatttatataatttttcaatggatgTATCTTGTTCTAATAATGTACTGGTAACTTTACGTTCAGCAGCAAGAACAATACCATCAGGAACCATAATACCAATTCCTGTACCTGCATGTGAAATGGATTCTAATGCATATTCCACTTGGTATAATCTACCTTCCGGTGAAAAAATTGTAGTTCTTGAATCGTATCTTCTAGATCCcattttgtttcaatgttttctttttcttttcttttcgtCGTTAACCTACTGGATataaaatgataaatttacGTATCAATTGAGGTTCTGGTAGTAGTAATTCTACAGGAAATAACTGAAGTTCTTACATTCTTTTGCCACCCATAATAAAAACACTAATACGCTTAAAGgcctttaatttttctgcCTAGTTGATAATTTCACGGAATCCTTTAAAAATGAGTATCCGATCACGTGCCGCTAATTGAAGTTATAGAGTACACTTTTACAAAATAGCAAATAAGTATATTAGCTACGCATTAAAACATGAAGCTCGATGTTTTTATATGGTTACAGTATTGGAGTACATAATATCAATTTATCTTagctttttcttcttcttcttcggCTATAAGACTATGTCCAACTTTCGGTAGTGgtaaaatttcatcatccgTGTATACAACTTTCCGACCAGCTACTTTCTTTGGTTTGGAAGTAAACGAGTAGTTTTTGAGTAATCCTCTAAATGGTGTAGTTACCGTATCAGAGTTTAAATCTGTGTCACCGGAATGTATAGGTGCTAATAGTCTAAGTAATCTTTTATTAAAGTCATTCATCTTCCCTATTCTTGAACCTTCCCATTTTCCATTAGATTCGGAACTTTTCCTGGAATCTATCGATTCAAAGTCGTCATCATCGCCACCATCAGTGGATTCAGaagtttcttcaatatcagacttcaatttgaaaaataattcttttgCCTCCTTTAATATGCCaatccaattcattaatagGGTTTGcaattcaaaattacaatctgattttgtaaaatcaaactttttattttcaattaatgaacTTACCATTATGCAgatcaatttcattaatccCATGGAATACATCGAAACACCATGATTCTCATTGTTTTCAATCTCATCAGAATTGATAGAGATATCTTCAGTGGTATGCTCAAGTTGCCCATCTCCTTCATTAGTTGctaaatcattatcaaaataGATTGCTGCATTTGAGAAAAACTCTTGTAATAACATTTTCGTTTCAATATCAGATAGAATTAATGGACCTTGTCTTGAAAATGGGTAAGTATGATTATCCacaattttctttcctAACATTAATTCATGTAATAGTTCATTTTTACattcattattgttagCAAATGGGGACCCGCGTAATCCCATAAgtaattcaaaaatatattgaattaaaGAATGATTTAACTTCATATGTGTAATGTACCAAATTAAGACACGACGGTACCCATTACACATTAACATTTCATCCATCAATCTCCATGATAGTTCTTCATTAAAATGTAACATTTCAACGAAAACATCTTTATCAAACCAATAATCAAATATGTCGTCTGGTGTAGCTACGACAGTGgatctttccttttcttctttggaatTAACGAGAGGATTGATAATATTCGAATGCAGTTGGTCCTTCCCCTTCAACAGatctttcattatcatatcattttgttcttctttaattgaGGAAGCCAATAATTGCAACAGTTGTATAGAGTCATcatgatttaatttctgGGTCGATGCCTTACTCGTCAGATTGATCATTGTATCTAAGGATGAGTCATCTATGAAAGAATAAGACGTtgagtaatatatattgaatcCACGCGGTATATCCCTCCAATCTTTTCCACTgtaatcaaattcaaaagtTGTCTTTGATCGTACCGCATAATCCAGATTCCGTTTACCTAGAGGATCTTGGAAAGAGGCCACATTTTTCGGTGTtccttcttgttcttcttgttctcCTTGTTGTTCATCTCCGTTAccatcatcgtcatcttgtaaaattttatcatcttcaaagaTACAATTACATCTCCTTTGATAGCGATCCAATTTGACTTCGTTcaatacatatatatccgaattatcatcatttgacTTTAGAGTTTTACCTAAATCCTCatgattttctttcaaagcCGCGTTATAATcatcatattcatattcaaacatataattgatatcttcatcaaatctATCTCCAGGTTCCAAATAACTTAACAGGTTCCTTATCTCAATTAGATCCATCCCTAGCGCATACAAAGACGCGgcaaataatttaatatcacAATATAGTGCACCATTACATAGTTTCCTCCCATGAGGAGACATAAATGTGTTCAATGCTTCATGTTTAAAATCATGATCATTATACTccatataattatttaatattgtaGCAACAACTGATCGTAATGCAGATGCCCCACGTATTGTTGCCTTAACTAATAATGGTGTCTTATATGTTTCATGAGCTTCCTCTGATCGATCAATATCTAATCCTAATACCAATATAAGGGTCAATTTCTTCCATAGGTTTATTAATGTCGGTAAAAACGGATTCAATTGGATTGGTATTTCGTGGTTTAGTTTTTGCAATGTGTATGAAGCTAAGATCATTACCATGTATAATAACTCCAAATCTTGCGTGTTTAATCCATGCGGTAGCCATTGTTCTAAAGTTGATCTCCAATTGCCGTCGACAAAACGATCcgtttgttgttgttgttgttgttgctgttgttgttgttgtagtAGTTCTTCTTTGTTATTTTCTCCTTGGAACCCCGTtaaatcatataatttCTGCAAATCATTACagtttaatttttccatgcaattatttattattttaacCATTTGGAAACAAACGTGAGTCTTCCAATTAAATCCTAgattattttggaaaatttcgAAATTTGGATATAATATGGCGATGAACAATTgatataataaatctaaTGATATAATATGTTTATCATTTGGTGGAGGTTGTGACAATGGATCTACTAATCCAAGcattaatttgaattgCAATTCTAGTAAAGGGGAAGAATCGAAACTATTAGAGTTCAGTAgtttattcaaaatttggtGTCTTTTCTTGGTATTTAACATTAAATTTTCAGGCATTGTGATGGaaccatcattattaagatCAAATGAATATACTTTCTCCT includes:
- the BNA6 gene encoding nicotinate-nucleotide diphosphorylase (carboxylating) (similar to Saccharomyces cerevisiae BNA6 (YFR047C); ancestral locus Anc_3.563), whose product is MYCEAPESKSTTKEELFGEEQPRNKFENLLPINGAWKKDVANWLEEDVPSFDYGGFVVGDHSKTATLYMKEDGLIAGIPFVNEIFKHCEVQFKWLYEEGSFLTPSVQSTEGKLPVAFVKGNARNILLAERTALNVLSRASGVATMSWNFVSAARKVGYKGIIAGTRKTTPGLRRLEKYCMLVGGCDTHRYDLSSMVMLKDNHIWSRGSITEAIKDARNVCGFALKIEVECRSEIEANEAIEAGADIIMLDNFSSEELKICARHLKEKWSQKGKVFLECSGDLKLNTIEEYFCNDIDIYSTSSIHKGTKAIDFSLKLSDI
- the PRE9 gene encoding proteasome core particle subunit alpha 3 (similar to Saccharomyces cerevisiae PRE9 (YGR135W); ancestral locus Anc_3.499); its protein translation is MGSRRYDSRTTIFSPEGRLYQVEYALESISHAGTGIGIMVPDGIVLAAERKVTSTLLEQDTSIEKLYKLNDKITVAVAGLTADAEILINTARIHAQNYLKTYNEDIPVEILVRRLSDIKQGYTQHGGLRPFGVSFIYAGYDDRYGYQLYTSNPSGNYTGWKAISVGANTSAAQTLLQMDYKDDMRLDEAIELALKTLSKTTDSSSLTYDKLEFATIKKGKNDGEVYQKIYKPDEIKELLIKTGVTKKKDDETEE
- the CAF130 gene encoding CCR4-NOT core subunit CAF130 (similar to Saccharomyces cerevisiae CAF130 (YGR134W); ancestral locus Anc_3.497), with amino-acid sequence MAKKKSNSKPKSQSKSTIPDMHQPTFTTIQTAPDTNLEPVREPEVKFKTSADDDSNFYSEEDEIMLTPMSELIPTIFTNHKFKIYKPTIENLQDFLEDEHFFLEMRKIKKVKKFSIMLETLVIAYFTTKSGQSILNYLFDTKRKPPTVQNKILRKTWEVNEFLYFCFIDFLIRNKNNEINIDKFNEPENKLSIKFLLTFHPLSNIETPSIILDSNYNMLTDYLDATSNWLILLIKMTILNVGPFFYNTIIRYNRIPQFNGHFQWYTSLPNDKPLYIKESSNSCNTSSSNKILSSESFIEIITRSNHDFEDDKSFKMSKTSKPVVLWAIEEILSRLSFKDSSRYKKNNINGNGQNYPQMERAQNQSDINYLNRNDGADEYDDDYLHRIDDLKDGEEKVYSFDLNNDGSITMPENLMLNTKKRHQILNKLLNSNSFDSSPLLELQFKLMLGLVDPLSQPPPNDKHIISLDLLYQLFIAILYPNFEIFQNNLGFNWKTHVCFQMVKIINNCMEKLNCNDLQKLYDLTGFQGENNKEELLQQQQQQQQQQQQTDRFVDGNWRSTLEQWLPHGLNTQDLELLYMVMILASYTLQKLNHEIPIQLNPFLPTLINLWKKLTLILVLGLDIDRSEEAHETYKTPLLVKATIRGASALRSVVATILNNYMEYNDHDFKHEALNTFMSPHGRKLCNGALYCDIKLFAASLYALGMDLIEIRNLLSYLEPGDRFDEDINYMFEYEYDDYNAALKENHEDLGKTLKSNDDNSDIYVLNEVKLDRYQRRCNCIFEDDKILQDDDDGNGDEQQGEQEEQEGTPKNVASFQDPLGKRNLDYAVRSKTTFEFDYSGKDWRDIPRGFNIYYSTSYSFIDDSSLDTMINLTSKASTQKLNHDDSIQLLQLLASSIKEEQNDMIMKDLLKGKDQLHSNIINPLVNSKEEKERSTVVATPDDIFDYWFDKDVFVEMLHFNEELSWRLMDEMLMCNGYRRVLIWYITHMKLNHSLIQYIFELLMGLRGSPFANNNECKNELLHELMLGKKIVDNHTYPFSRQGPLILSDIETKMLLQEFFSNAAIYFDNDLATNEGDGQLEHTTEDISINSDEIENNENHGVSMYSMGLMKLICIMVSSLIENKKFDFTKSDCNFELQTLLMNWIGILKEAKELFFKLKSDIEETSESTDGGDDDDFESIDSRKSSESNGKWEGSRIGKMNDFNKRLLRLLAPIHSGDTDLNSDTVTTPFRGLLKNYSFTSKPKKVAGRKVVYTDDEILPLPKVGHSLIAEEEEEKAKIN
- the NDAI0G00880 gene encoding uncharacterized protein; this translates as MKLSSIILSAATIVGIASAQTSGSNNTGGAAGSNTSNAAAPRVGGVASNAVYAGSVGVVIAAAAAVLF